Proteins from one Candidatus Omnitrophota bacterium genomic window:
- a CDS encoding PTS sugar transporter subunit IIA, producing MNVLDYLDSESIILGLKAKNKKAAVSSMLDYLVQKKKITKDDKKTIARAIFRREEMGSTAIGNHIAFPHARVNSVKDIIICVGVSKEGVDFDSLDQEPVSIIALLLSNQSEAGLHLKMLAFLARMLRDKYLVQRLKNAKSQTEVIALLRQQQQAIG from the coding sequence ATGAACGTTTTAGATTATTTAGATTCAGAAAGCATTATTTTAGGTTTAAAAGCCAAAAATAAAAAGGCTGCTGTTTCGTCTATGCTTGATTATCTTGTTCAAAAAAAGAAGATAACCAAGGATGACAAAAAAACTATTGCCCGGGCCATATTTCGTCGAGAAGAAATGGGCTCTACCGCGATTGGAAACCACATAGCATTTCCCCACGCTCGAGTGAATTCGGTTAAAGATATTATCATCTGCGTAGGAGTATCTAAAGAAGGGGTTGATTTTGATTCTTTAGACCAAGAACCAGTTAGCATTATTGCTTTACTTTTATCGAACCAGAGTGAAGCGGGTTTACATCTTAAAATGTTGGCTTTCTTGGCACGAATGTTGCGGGATAAATATCTCGTTCAGAGATTGAAGAACGCAAAAAGTCAGACTGAAGTCATAGCGTTGTTGCGTCAGCAACAGCAAGCGATTGGTTAG
- the pyrH gene encoding UMP kinase has protein sequence MKAKYKRILLKLSGEAFQGKYSHGIDSSVCALLAKQIKEIVELGTEIALVVGGGNIFRGVPKSTEFQMQRTVADYMGMLATVLNGLALQNALENQGITTRVMTSIGMERIAEPYIRRRAVRHLEKKRVVIFVAGTGNPYFTTDTAAALKGVEIGVDVLFKATKVDGVYSSDPFKNKKAKMFKNLKYMEVISKELKIMDSTAVTLCMENKLPIIVFNFLKKDNLKKVVCGSDLGTLIT, from the coding sequence ATGAAGGCTAAATATAAAAGAATTCTTCTTAAACTAAGTGGAGAGGCGTTTCAAGGGAAATATTCACACGGAATCGATAGTTCAGTCTGCGCTCTTTTAGCTAAACAGATTAAAGAGATAGTAGAATTAGGCACTGAGATAGCTTTGGTGGTTGGTGGTGGAAATATCTTTCGCGGGGTGCCGAAATCTACTGAGTTTCAAATGCAGCGAACCGTTGCCGATTATATGGGAATGTTGGCGACTGTCTTGAATGGTTTAGCTCTTCAGAATGCTTTAGAGAATCAAGGCATTACAACTAGAGTTATGACTTCGATTGGAATGGAAAGAATTGCTGAGCCTTATATTCGCAGGCGCGCCGTTAGACACCTAGAGAAAAAGAGGGTAGTAATATTTGTTGCCGGCACTGGCAATCCTTATTTTACCACTGATACGGCAGCAGCTTTAAAGGGAGTTGAAATTGGCGTTGATGTATTGTTTAAGGCAACTAAGGTAGATGGCGTATATTCATCGGATCCTTTTAAAAACAAAAAAGCCAAAATGTTTAAGAACTTGAAATATATGGAAGTGATCAGTAAAGAGTTAAAAATAATGGACTCAACAGCAGTTACTTTATGTATGGAAAATAAGTTACCGATAATTGTTTTCAATTTTTTAAAGAAAGATAATTTAAAAAAAGTAGTTTGTGGTAGCGATTTAGGAACTCTAATTACTTAA
- a CDS encoding YvcK family protein: protein MKKFIKVIRWLYPGLRIKRWVGLLVLSSFFVIFSTVRFIYDVDPVLRIFDLVLFVFSFAGFIAGVKSLIESFFEAIYPGKNKELIDIIYEKRFLSKGPKIVAIGGGTGLSTILEGLKKYTANITAIVTVADEGGSSGRLREEFGILPPGDIRNCLVSLAEVPQMMRDLFQYRFEEGDGIKGHSFGNLFITAMTQVTGSFKDAVEESSIVLAIRGRVLPSSLDRIRLKAEYGDGTTKEGEDKIPDEGRSIKNICLIPDDPKPNPEAIEAIREAEIIVFGPGSLFTSVIPNLLIGQIKDEISKRDVMKLYICNVMTQNGETDGFTAFDHFNTIVSHTKKNVINSCLVNSGRLEHRLLVKYAQEKSFPVIFDRERFKKKGVGIFEANVVSRSNYLRHDSERVSKEIINIYNYRKRRWKVWKRK from the coding sequence ATGAAAAAATTTATAAAAGTTATACGTTGGTTATACCCAGGCTTGCGGATAAAGCGGTGGGTAGGATTATTAGTTTTAAGTAGTTTTTTCGTGATTTTTTCTACGGTTCGTTTTATCTATGATGTTGATCCGGTTTTGCGAATATTCGATTTGGTTTTATTTGTATTTTCTTTCGCCGGTTTTATTGCTGGGGTAAAATCATTGATTGAGAGTTTTTTTGAAGCCATTTATCCTGGGAAGAATAAAGAACTGATTGATATAATTTACGAAAAACGATTTCTTTCCAAGGGACCAAAAATTGTAGCTATTGGTGGAGGAACTGGCTTGTCAACCATCCTTGAAGGCTTAAAGAAATACACCGCGAATATAACCGCAATCGTTACTGTGGCTGATGAAGGAGGGTCTTCGGGGCGATTGCGTGAAGAATTTGGAATATTGCCACCGGGTGATATACGTAACTGCCTTGTTTCCTTGGCTGAGGTTCCTCAGATGATGCGTGATTTGTTTCAATATCGTTTTGAGGAAGGAGATGGTATCAAAGGCCATAGCTTTGGTAATCTTTTCATCACGGCTATGACTCAGGTGACCGGAAGTTTTAAGGATGCTGTAGAAGAATCAAGCATTGTTTTAGCCATCCGGGGAAGGGTTTTGCCTTCGAGCCTTGATCGGATTCGTCTTAAGGCTGAATACGGTGATGGGACAACTAAAGAGGGAGAAGATAAGATTCCTGACGAGGGAAGATCAATAAAGAACATTTGTCTTATTCCTGATGACCCTAAGCCAAATCCCGAAGCAATTGAAGCAATCCGCGAGGCTGAAATAATAGTTTTTGGTCCGGGAAGTCTATTCACTAGCGTTATTCCAAATCTTTTGATTGGTCAGATTAAAGATGAGATTTCGAAGCGCGATGTTATGAAGTTGTATATTTGTAATGTTATGACTCAAAATGGCGAAACTGATGGTTTTACAGCTTTTGATCATTTCAATACAATTGTTTCACACACTAAGAAAAATGTGATTAATAGCTGTTTGGTGAATTCGGGACGTCTTGAACATCGTCTTTTAGTTAAATATGCTCAGGAGAAGTCTTTTCCGGTTATCTTTGATCGTGAGCGTTTTAAAAAGAAAGGCGTGGGAATATTTGAGGCCAATGTTGTTAGTAGAAGCAATTATTTAAGGCATGATTCAGAAAGAGTGTCTAAGGAAATTATAAATATTTATAACTATCGGAAGCGACGATGGAAAGTTTGGAAAAGAAAATAA
- the frr gene encoding ribosome recycling factor — MAKQVLSEIEATMKKGIEATKRELSELRSGRANPKMVEGVRVNYYGTPTLLKEIATIGVPEARMVVIHAYDPTSLKEIEKAILQSELGITPVNDGKIIRLIVPPLSEERREELIKIVKKVVEEGKVSIRTVRRDGKERIKQLEKDKKISEDERFKSEEDLQKLTDKSIKDLEVILEEKEKELKEF; from the coding sequence ATTGCAAAACAAGTTCTTAGTGAAATAGAGGCAACTATGAAGAAGGGGATTGAAGCAACTAAACGAGAGTTGTCTGAGCTCCGTTCAGGGCGGGCAAATCCGAAGATGGTCGAAGGGGTAAGGGTTAATTATTATGGAACGCCAACCTTACTAAAAGAAATAGCCACTATTGGTGTTCCTGAGGCCAGGATGGTAGTTATACATGCTTATGACCCGACATCTTTGAAAGAGATTGAGAAAGCAATATTGCAATCAGAGTTAGGTATTACCCCGGTGAATGACGGAAAGATTATCCGTTTAATTGTCCCCCCTCTAAGTGAAGAAAGGCGGGAGGAATTAATAAAGATAGTGAAGAAAGTTGTTGAGGAAGGTAAGGTGTCGATTAGAACTGTGAGAAGAGATGGTAAAGAGAGGATAAAACAACTCGAAAAAGATAAAAAGATTTCTGAAGATGAACGATTTAAGTCTGAGGAAGACCTTCAGAAGCTGACCGATAAATCGATAAAAGATTTAGAAGTTATTTTAGAAGAGAAAGAAAAAGAATTGAAAGAATTTTAA
- the ptsP gene encoding phosphoenolpyruvate--protein phosphotransferase yields MIKLKGIAVSGGVGIGTVLTLRKDELSIPRRKIAHDEISREIYRLEEALIETRRQISDLQKKISQDIGFDHGRIFEAHFLVLEDRMLIEDIIKQIKNNKVNVEYAFSQSVKKYVDTLLHLNDEYLRERVVDIEDIARRVLRTMLKEKATTLSNLKEKVVVVAHDLGPSQTASLPKENVLGFVTDIGGRTSHTAIIARTLRIPAVVGLETATDNIKSGDKIIVDGSTGEVIVNPTDKVLKEYEKKSTLYDKEIKAIHIPKALKATTKDGKEVIISANIELPEELSLVKQYGAEGIGLYRTEYIFLGRRDLPSEEEQYEAYRLVAKKVKPNTVVFRTIDIGGDKFLSRPEVPHEMSPFLGWRAIRFCLARPEVFKAQLRAILRASVEKNVNVMFPMISGVEELRAAKAILNECKGELRKENKHFDEKLAVGTMIEVPSAALTADALAKESDFFSIGTNDLIQYSLAVDRGNEKVAYLYEPGHPAVLKLIKQVIDAAHKNKIWAGMCGEMSGEPIFSFLLLGLGLDKFSMSPPQIPKIKELISNVKFSDAQKIAVKALNILTAKEVEKYFQGELKKILKDKFNHILMV; encoded by the coding sequence ATGATTAAATTAAAAGGCATTGCTGTTAGTGGCGGAGTTGGGATCGGAACAGTTCTAACCTTGAGAAAGGATGAGCTTTCGATTCCTAGGAGAAAAATTGCTCATGATGAGATTTCTCGCGAGATCTATCGTTTGGAAGAGGCTTTGATTGAAACTCGTCGGCAAATTTCGGACCTTCAAAAGAAGATTTCTCAAGACATTGGCTTTGATCACGGAAGGATATTCGAAGCTCATTTTTTGGTTCTTGAAGACAGGATGCTTATCGAAGATATTATTAAACAAATTAAAAATAATAAAGTTAACGTAGAGTACGCGTTTTCTCAAAGTGTAAAGAAGTATGTTGATACGCTTTTACATTTGAACGATGAATACTTAAGAGAAAGAGTTGTCGATATCGAAGATATTGCCCGCAGAGTTTTACGGACAATGTTGAAGGAAAAGGCAACTACTTTAAGTAATTTAAAAGAAAAGGTAGTTGTTGTTGCTCATGATCTTGGCCCTTCTCAAACTGCGTCTTTGCCAAAAGAAAATGTTCTTGGGTTTGTTACTGATATCGGAGGTAGGACATCACATACTGCGATTATTGCTCGTACCTTAAGAATTCCGGCAGTCGTTGGTCTCGAAACAGCTACTGATAATATTAAGTCTGGAGATAAAATTATAGTTGATGGGTCAACTGGCGAAGTTATAGTCAACCCGACTGATAAGGTTCTTAAAGAATATGAAAAAAAGTCAACCCTTTATGATAAAGAAATTAAAGCTATCCATATTCCCAAGGCTTTAAAGGCAACAACCAAGGATGGTAAAGAAGTTATTATTTCAGCTAATATTGAGTTACCTGAAGAATTATCTTTAGTTAAACAATACGGAGCAGAGGGTATTGGTCTTTATCGGACAGAGTATATTTTTCTGGGCCGGAGGGATTTACCTTCCGAGGAAGAGCAATATGAGGCTTATCGGTTAGTAGCTAAAAAGGTTAAGCCAAATACAGTAGTTTTTAGGACTATTGATATTGGTGGGGATAAGTTTCTTTCTCGACCAGAAGTTCCCCATGAGATGAGTCCTTTTTTAGGTTGGCGGGCAATTAGGTTTTGTTTAGCCCGACCAGAAGTGTTTAAAGCTCAGCTACGGGCAATTTTGAGAGCTTCGGTTGAGAAAAACGTAAATGTAATGTTTCCGATGATTTCGGGGGTAGAGGAACTCAGGGCGGCCAAAGCTATTCTTAATGAGTGTAAAGGTGAACTACGTAAAGAAAACAAACATTTTGATGAAAAATTGGCAGTTGGCACGATGATTGAAGTTCCTTCGGCAGCTTTAACGGCTGATGCCTTAGCTAAAGAGAGTGATTTTTTTAGTATTGGAACTAATGATTTGATTCAATATTCTTTAGCCGTTGATCGGGGAAACGAAAAGGTTGCTTATCTTTATGAACCGGGGCACCCGGCAGTATTGAAACTTATAAAACAGGTTATCGATGCGGCTCATAAAAATAAGATTTGGGCAGGCATGTGCGGGGAAATGAGTGGTGAGCCTATTTTTTCATTTTTACTTTTAGGTTTAGGGCTTGATAAGTTTAGTATGTCTCCGCCTCAGATTCCTAAAATAAAAGAGTTAATCTCTAACGTTAAATTTTCTGACGCTCAAAAGATTGCCGTCAAGGCTTTAAATATTTTAACCGCCAAGGAAGTTGAAAAGTATTTTCAGGGCGAGCTAAAGAAGATTTTAAAAGATAAATTTAACCATATTTTAATGGTTTAA
- a CDS encoding HPr family phosphocarrier protein, with translation MESLEKKIIVNKEHGLHARPATIFVQLANKFNSSVKVVKDGEAVDGKSIIAILSLGVSKGAEVALVVEGGDSQEAMDELKKFLEAEND, from the coding sequence ATGGAAAGTTTGGAAAAGAAAATAATAGTAAATAAAGAGCATGGTTTACATGCACGGCCAGCAACTATTTTTGTCCAGTTAGCCAATAAGTTTAATTCTTCCGTTAAGGTTGTCAAGGATGGCGAAGCGGTAGACGGTAAGTCAATAATCGCTATTTTAAGTTTAGGGGTAAGCAAGGGGGCAGAAGTGGCTTTAGTTGTTGAGGGTGGTGATTCCCAAGAGGCTATGGACGAACTCAAAAAATTTTTAGAGGCTGAAAATGATTAA